In the Chaetodon trifascialis isolate fChaTrf1 chromosome 15, fChaTrf1.hap1, whole genome shotgun sequence genome, AAGGGCTGAAGTCCATGGACAGAGTGACCTTGTTTACAAAAGTGGACCAGGGTTTCTCCAGGATGCGGGAAGAGCTGATGGCGAAGCTGAGCGGCATCCAGTACGTGTGCACCACAGCTGACATCTGGACGGCCAACAACAGGAGCTTCTTCGGGATGACCTGTCACTGGATCGACACGGATTCTCTGGAGAGGAAGTCTGCTGCTCTGGGCTTCGCGCGGCTGCAGGGCCGAATCACATACGACACCATTGCCGGACGGATACACGACATCCACGTGGCGTACAATATTGAAAGCAAAGTTCAGACCACGGTCACTGATAACGGCAGCCCCTTTGTGAGCGTGTTCAAAGAGTTCGTGGTGGACGCCACGGAAAGTGACGATGACATCGGCTTCTACGAGAACGTGAGCGCCGTCCTGGAGGGTGAGCCGGAGCAGGACATGCTCCTGTTTCTCCCCACGGTGCAGCGCTGTGCATCACACACCCTGGAGCTGATTGTCACTGAGGACTTCTGGCAGGCTGTGTCGCAGGGGCCCATGTGCCAGCTGCATTACAGCGCAATGGCCAAGGTGTACGCCATATGGAGCAAATGCCACCATCTTCAGGTGGGTATGGATGCGGCGGAGGAGATAGGGAAGATGGCGCTGGTCGTCCCCGCTGTCATACGCTGGAATGTGGAGTACTGTGCGGTGCAGAAGATCGTCTCTCTCACAGAGCGGGAGCTGACCGAGCTGTGCGCCCGGCTGGAGGTCCCACGCATGCAGCCCGAGGAGATGGCCTTCCTGAAGGAATATGTGACTGTGTTCCACCCGCTGGCGTTTGCACTTGAACTTTTCCAAGCGGAGCAGAAGTGTTATCTGGGGCTGGTCATCCCAACCGTGCTCAGTCTGAAGAACAAGCTAAGCGAGCAGAAAGACGCGGCAAACTACTTCGCCGACGTCATCAACGCCATCGTAGTGGCTATTGATATGCGGTTCCAGGAGCTGTTCGCCAGCACGGAGGCGAAGATCGCCACAGCGACAACTCCTCAGTTTCGCTTGTGGTGGACTGCTGCCtctgagagggaggagatgtgCACCCTGCTGGCTACAGAGGCGTCCCAGGTGGATCCCTGTAACGTGACGGAGGTGAACCCCAGCCGCAACTTGTCGACCATCGAATCCGAGGATGACTTCTTCAGCTACGGGCCCGTCAAGCCCGCCATCCAGATCCAGCAACggggggtgatggaggagatCCGCAAGTACGTGGAGGGGACGGGGAAGAGCCTCGAGTGCCTGCAGGACTTCCCTAGGGTGAAGCAGCTTTTCCTAAAAtacaacaccaccctgccgtcCACGGCCCCGGTCCAGCGTCTCTTCAGTCAGAAAGGCAACCTGGTCACCTCACAGAGAAACTTTCTGACTGACGACTACTTCGAACGCATTCAGCTTCTGAGATACAACAGCAACGTGTGCACTTTGGTCGCTGAGTGAATACACTCCcagtgactctctctctctctctctctctctctctctctctctctctctctctcacagcctTTTAATTGATGCAGAATCAAACCACATTGTGCTAAAATCATGGCAGAAAAACCCTGAGTAATCTCTCATTTCAGACAATTTAGCCCAGGCGTGTTCTCTGTTTTCTAATATTCCTCTTGTTTTGATAGCATATATCTCCCACTCCTGAATGGCCTAATGGAAATATCTCATTGACAATCATGGACGATGGCATTCGAGGACTGAATATACTGACGAAagcatctttctgtctgtgctgtttgttgtgatttgaaGTAGCCACGGGGTTAAACTGAAGTGATTCTGTCTTTCAGTGGAGctagtttgttttttctacagCTCTTCGGTGAGAATGCATCTCCTGTCTGTATGTTTTATATCATATATAAAGAGACAAGGAAAGAGCCTTTTATTTGTCCGTGTCTCACCTCTTTTCGCGTAAACAAATTGGAACCCAAATGTAATTAGATTAGTGACGATACGGGAACGGCTGCTTTCATTGGCATGCAGCCCCCGACTGCATCAACAGATACTGATTACCTTTTCAAAgaagcctgtgtttgtgtgtgaggaacacacacagcacgcaAACACATTTCCAGGCCTGCAGAGTCCCAACTGGTTCCCCTTGCCATGTGCCCAGATGTCAGTCAAGAGCTTTGGTCTTGTCAGGCAGCTGCCTGGAGACCAACGGGAGGCTGTCGGAGCATACAAACACTCATACACAGGCTCTGTCTGGACCCGAGCTGTCGAGAACATGACACTTCTGAAGATGCAAAACCAACCCTGAGAGACTGTGAAAAGCCCTGGGATttgctctttcttcttttcaacaTCATTGCATGTATGACTCCATGTATACagccttgttttgtttgtttgttttttttctccactttgcctgcagcagcctcacagaTGTAGCCAGAGATATAAACTCCCCGGCAGCGGACTGCTGTGAAGCTGCCTTCACTGATCCAAAATCTGCTCTGCTCGACAGGTTATTGGGATTCTGTTCAACGCATCAGCTGATCAGGACAAAACTGCAGCTTGAACAGCTGAGAGAGAACGTGGGAAATGTGTCGCTAAAGGTttgctgcagaaaacaaacaccttTCAACAGAATATAGTTATAAAATGAGCTGAATTTAGGTGAAAATTGCACAATGATAAACAGATTTAGAGATAAAATAATTAGTAAACTGGTAAAGAAAGTGGGAGCTGCAGTTTGGTGTAAGCTACAATAATTCCACACAGGCAACATACAAAACATGTGAACAGCTCATCacttcttcctcccctctttAATTATCGTTGATGTAATAACACTTACAAAACTGCctcattcagcctttaaaaaaaaaggtaattcTTCAGTCATCACACATGCCTCTGCACGTGGTCTTCTTAACATGTTGCCCATCTCGATGCATGAGTGAACACAAAAGTGCAGCGAGGTGTAACGAGTGCTGGTTTCCTGCTGCGGTGCTttacagtgacagcagatgTGATATTTCCACTGAAGTGTCACAGCACTGAAAAGGTTTCTTCCACCTCGTTTAAAGAACCTTGTCCGCTCATAAAAAGATGACAAGTGCTGAAGCCAGAGGGTCTGAACGAGGGCTTTTTGAAGCCAAGTGGAGCCCAGATTTTCCCAACATGACTTCTTGTGTTAGCTGCCATAGTGGGACCACCTGTTGAGTGTTTTCATATATTCCACATCGTGTGTGGTGGGAGGAGGTGCAGCGCTGTGTGACTCTGCATAGGATCAGCGGGTGGATGAAGTTAATGAATGTCAGtaagttttcacattttcctcagTTTCTAAAAGGCAATCCTGCCACCTGTTGGGCGCAGAGGTGCACTCCAGTAAATGCCACTCGTTTGTTTTCATGAGGAAATTTGTTCAGTTGAATGAAACAAACCTCAAGTCCCAGTTCAAAGTTAGATCCAAAGTTTTAATgatgtcagaaaaacaaacgGTACAAAGTATTACTCCTGAAAACATCTAGTAATACCCGTTACcacacttagacacacacatttagaacAGGATCGTTTTAGGCACAAAGTGGGTGGAaggtgtacagtgtgtgttggaCTAACATCTTGTCAGTACCTTTGATTTAATCCACCGCCAAGCCCATGTCTTCAGTCCTCTCATGCTTCCTCCCTTGCAGCAAACAGCTTTagaatctttttttatttagcaGCATGGCTGAGACAAATACTTAAGTTACATTAACTGTCAACCATATTGCCTCTACTGAGTCTTTGTCAGTTCAGTGATATATTCAAGTCAGGAGGGAAGCATTAGAAGGTGTTCCAGACATGGCTGGCATAGTTTAATATTCTAATGCCCTTCTCTCACTTTGCTTGGGTAAGACACCCTTCCGGTGTGTGGTCCCGAGACGGTCACTGCAGAAGTAGCTTGGCAGGACTGAAGTGGCCCAGGTTCTCACAGGACTTGATCCAGCGCTGGACATTAGCGGGGGCAGCGGAGGCCGAGCCACTCTGTAGCACGCAGCAGTAGCAGGCGATGTCGGCCAGGGAGAACTCCGGGCCGGCCAGCCAGGGGTTGCGGCCCAGAGCGGAGTTGAGTGCCCGCAGGACGGCGGAGCGCTCCTTGGAGCTGCCCTCAGCCAGCTGGAAGAAAGCAGTGTCCACCCAGCTGTCCACCAGCGTGGCAAGAGCGGGGTCGCTGGGGTAGGGAGCCAGCAGCTTGAAGAGGAAGCGAGCCACGTTAGCCTCACCCTCGATGGGACACATGCTCTGGACGCTGAACTTCATTTGCAGTTTGGCGACTGTGAACACCGCAAAGGACAGACATGTCTCTCGGTGAACACGGCACAGGCATTTACAACATCTAAATAACATGAATACAAAGCCTGTAATGGTTCGAAGTAACACTCCTTAAACTTAGCACTTTAGAAATAAATTTGTAAATGATCTTGTGTAATTTCAAGAGCTAAATATTTTTTAATCCTCTTTTCCACCTCCATCTTACCATCTTTCCATATGAGGGTGAAGCCCAGCTGGAACATCTGGCGGGCATAGCTGTCTGCATGGCGTGGACCGAGGCAGGACAAGAGCTGCGGCGGCACACTGGGAACCGAGGAGTGGACATGGATGGTGGAGAGCACCCGGTAACGCTGACACAACAGGCTGTGGAGCACCAGCAGGGACAGAGGTGGCTGTGCCGGGTTGGCGTTTATGACAATGTCACGGAGAGCACCAAGGTCCTTGTGACACGAAGAAAAAAGCAGGTAAATAGATGCAGCACCCAAAACAAACTATTACAACATCTGTCTTCTGTAACAAGGCCAATACAGAAAGGCTGTAATCAGTCCACACCTTCATACGTGCTTCAAGATAAATTCCAATATGAGCAGGTTGTGCATGTTTGCGTactatttttaacatttaatgacaGGCAGTTATGATGGGTGTGATGAGGTAAAACACTACAGAGAAAATGCAGTCAAGGTCTGCAAGGTGCAATAAACCAAAGCACTCTG is a window encoding:
- the LOC139343525 gene encoding uncharacterized protein, with amino-acid sequence MDVDHHEPGGETKSAMHTWRYRHHFTYKADQGKNIIVQCNLCLPRVNLLSTSKTSTSNLKKHLDRTHLGCEARPDAKRGRKKEEHNGEESRHCQLKKLKAEIISKCMTQAKTDDLIFNFIVEDCQSFYVLEQPGFRKLIAGLTEGLKSMDRVTLFTKVDQGFSRMREELMAKLSGIQYVCTTADIWTANNRSFFGMTCHWIDTDSLERKSAALGFARLQGRITYDTIAGRIHDIHVAYNIESKVQTTVTDNGSPFVSVFKEFVVDATESDDDIGFYENVSAVLEGEPEQDMLLFLPTVQRCASHTLELIVTEDFWQAVSQGPMCQLHYSAMAKVYAIWSKCHHLQVGMDAAEEIGKMALVVPAVIRWNVEYCAVQKIVSLTERELTELCARLEVPRMQPEEMAFLKEYVTVFHPLAFALELFQAEQKCYLGLVIPTVLSLKNKLSEQKDAANYFADVINAIVVAIDMRFQELFASTEAKIATATTPQFRLWWTAASEREEMCTLLATEASQVDPCNVTEVNPSRNLSTIESEDDFFSYGPVKPAIQIQQRGVMEEIRKYVEGTGKSLECLQDFPRVKQLFLKYNTTLPSTAPVQRLFSQKGNLVTSQRNFLTDDYFERIQLLRYNSNVCTLVAE
- the aimp2 gene encoding aminoacyl tRNA synthase complex-interacting multifunctional protein 2 → MPMYQVKPICGGHIQTDLPTCMYKLPNVHEQQGNSCTSEHALQNGEVDPAVKALEARQDEIMRKLYELKAAVEGLAKTVTTPDADLDLTVSSSLSSQSFSSTTFKGVTHLDTLLGKDLGALRDIVINANPAQPPLSLLVLHSLLCQRYRVLSTIHVHSSVPSVPPQLLSCLGPRHADSYARQMFQLGFTLIWKDVAKLQMKFSVQSMCPIEGEANVARFLFKLLAPYPSDPALATLVDSWVDTAFFQLAEGSSKERSAVLRALNSALGRNPWLAGPEFSLADIACYCCVLQSGSASAAPANVQRWIKSCENLGHFSPAKLLLQ